Genomic segment of Pirellulales bacterium:
GAGGCGGAGTTGGCCGCGATTCGCCGCAGCGTGGAGCGCGGGAATCCCTACGGAAGCGAGTCCTGGAACGAACGCACGGTTCGACGGCTCGGTCTCGAATCGACCATCCGCCCTCGTGGCCGCCCAAGAAAGGAGGCCTCGGCGGATAACAAAGGTTCCTGACACCGTTTCTTGGCCCGCCACCTTTTCTTGGCCCGGCTGCTGGGCGGGTCGTGGTCGCCGATCAGTCGCCGCTCGGCGGCGTTGGTCTTCGGGTGTACGTTGGGACTGTCTCGCAAGACCGCTCGCATCGCCGCGGCCAGCAGCACTCCGGCCAGCGCAATGCCGACCAGCGCCGCGCGCCAGCCGAGCCCCATTTCATACATCAGCAGCGTGCCGACAAGAAGCGGCGCGCAGCCGCCGCCAATCCGTCCGGCGGTCAGACTCTACCGCAAAGCAGCGGCGGCGCGTATACTTCAACGCCGAGGCCGAGAGGATCAAGCCCGATGGCATCGTGCCGACGCTGATCGAGAATCGTCCCGCCGGCCAAGAAGAGACCACGCTTGGTGGAAAACTATCAGAAGTATTTAGACCCAAGCACGCTGGCCAAACTGCAGGGGCTGGAGCTGCGTGCCCGGCTGATCGTCGAAGGCTACGTGTCGGGCGTGCATCGCAGCCCCTATCACGGCTTTTCCATCGAGTTCGCCGAGCACCGCGAGTATGCGCCCGGCGACGATCTGCGTTACGTCGACTGGAAGGTGTTCGGCAAGTCCGACAAGTTCTACCTCAAGCAATACGAGGAAGAAACGAACCTGGTCAGCCATCTCGTGCTCGACACCAGCGAGAGCATGCGTTACCAGAGCGAGTCGGCGCCGCTTTCGAAGCTCGAATATGCCCAGTGCGTGGCGGCGGCGCTGGCCTACCTGATCTTGCAGCAGCAAGACAGCGTGGGGCTGGTGACGTTCGACAGCGAGGTTCGGGCGTTGGTGCGGGCCAGCAGCAATCCTTCGCACCTCAAGCAGTTGCTGCACGTGATGAGCGAGTCGCGGGCGGAGCGGAAAACCGCCAGCGGGCCGATTTTTCACGATTTGGCCGAGCGGCTGAAGAAGCGGGGCGTGGTGGTGGTGCTGGGCGACTTTTTCGACGACGTGCCTTCAATGCTGGCCGGCCTGAAGCACCTGCGGCACAAGCGGCACGAGGTGATTCTGTTTCACGTGCTCGACCCGGCGGAACTCGACTTTCCCTTCCGGCAGCCAACGCTGTTCAAGGGGCTGGAGGGCTGGCCGGAGCTGCTGGCCGACCCGCGTTCGCTGCGCAAGGCGTACCTGGCGGAGTTCGAGCGCTTCGTACACGAACTGCGGCAAGGCTGCCGGGCGCATCGCATCGACTACGTGCAGATGCGCACCGATCAGCCGCTCGACCTGGCGTTGTCGAGCTATTTGACGGCCAGGTTGGCGAAGAGCCGGTAATGCAGACAACCGAGGATATCGTATGAAGAGCATCTCGACCCAGGAGTTGAAGTCCAACCTCGACGCCATTTTGAGTTCGGTGCAAGCCGGCCAGATCGTTTTGACCAAATATGCCAGGTAAGCGACGGGCATAGTCATCAACGGCCGCGTGATGCATGCCGACGAGCTTCCGCATGCCCGGCTGATGTGGCCGATGAATTGGGTCAACGCTCGCTTCGGGCACGACTACGCCGCGCCGGTCGTGGCGGTCCAACTCGGCAATACCGCGGTGCGGGACCGCGACCTCGCCTGTTTGACCAAGTTCGACGGCTTGCACGCGCTTTGGTTAAACAACACGGCCATTACCGACGAGGGCCTGCGGCTATTGCAATCGTGCCGGCACTTGGAGGAATTATCGCTTCGCGGCACGGGGGGTTGGCGACGCCGGCCTGGAATTTCTGGCGCAATTGAAGACCCTGGTTTCAAGGAGCAACCCGGCTCGATCCGCAATTCACCGCGGCCCACGAAAACCTGGCCACCGCTTGCGCCATGGACGAGCAATGGAGCGAGGCCTTGTCTGCGTGCGGCGCGGCCGCCGATCTCGATTCCAACGAGCCGCGGTATCGGCGGATGCTGGCGTATGTGCTTTGGGAAGTGGATCCAGAGCCGCGGGCCGCCGATCTCGACGTGTTGGCCAGGGCCTATGCCGCCTCCGGCCAAGAGCAGAAAGCGGCGGCACTTCGTCAAAGATCGCAGGGCCCAGTGAAGGCCGGGCCGGCAGGCTGCTCATCGTAATTCACTTGCGTTAGCGTTTGGTGAGGCGTCTGTTCTACTTCGGCGAGAGAACGCAGGTGATCCGTTTGCCCTGCGTGTTGGGAGGCGTCTCGACCTTGGCGATGTCTTCCAGGTTCTTGATGATGAACTGCACGATCCGCGGCCCCTCTTGCTGGATGTGCGCGATCTCACGCCCGCGAAAAACGACGGACACCAGCACCTTGTTCTTCTGCTCCAGAAATTCACGGGCATGATGGAGCTTCACGCCCAGATCGTGCTCGTCGGTCTTGGGGCGGATGCGGATCTCCTTGATCTTGATTTGATGCGCCTTGTGCTTTCGCTTCTGCTGCTGGTATTTGAACTTGCCGAAATCCATGATCCGGCAGACGGGCGGCCGCACGTCGGCGGCGACTTCCACCAGGTCCAGTTCGGCCTCGCGCGCGGCAGCCAGGGCCTGCTCGATCGGCATCACGCCAAGCTGCTCGCCATCGGCGGCAATGACCCGCACCGGCGACATGCGGATCTGCTCGTTGATCCTCTGTGAACGTTCGATTGCTTTTTCCTCCGGGGTTCGGGGTTCAGGGTTCAGGGTTCAGGGTTCAGGGTTTAGATGAGGGATGAGGGATGAGGGACCGTGCGGGGCGTGCGGCGACAACGGCCTAAGAAGAAAGATCCAAGACCAAAATCCTGAACCCTGAACCCTGAACCCCGAACCCTAGTATTCATGCCTTTCCCCATTTCCACCTAATCCCGCACTGACAAGCTTAGCTTGTTGGCGGATCGTTTTCGCTTTCACCTCTTCCTGCAGCTTGGCCACGGCCGCCTCAATCGGCATGGCGCCCAGGTCGCCGTCGATGCGGTCGCGCACGCTGACCGTGCCCGCCGCCATGTCTTTCTCGCCGACCACAAACATGTAGGGCACCAGCTTGAGCTGGGCATCGCGGATTTTCGCTCCCAGCTTCTCTGACCGGTAGTCGCCGGTAACGCGTAAGCCGGCCTCTTTCAGCCGGGCCTCGATCTTCCGCGCGTAAGCCTCCGACTTCTCGCTGACGATCAGCACCCGCGCTTGCTCCGGCGCCAGCCAAAGCGGAAACGCGCCGGCGAAATGCTCGATGAGCACACCCATGAACCGCTCCATCGAGCCTAGCGGCGCGCGGTGGATCATCACCGGACGATGCGGCGTGTTGTCCTGCCCGATGTATTCCAAGGCAAACCGTTCGGCACTGGGCAGGTTGTAGTCGAGCTGCACGGTGCCAAGCTGCCATTCGCGGCCGATGCAATCGGCCACCATGAAGTCGGCCTTGGGACCGTAAAACGCCGCCTCGCCACGCGTGATCTCCAGGTGCGGCAGGTTCATGTCGCGGCACACCGATTCGAGCGATTCCTCGGCCCGCCGCCAGCTTTCGTCGCTGCCGACATATTTATCGCTGGTCGGATCGCGAAAGCCCAACCGCACACGGTAATCGGTCAGGCCCAGCACCTGCAAAATGTGCTGGGTCATCTCCAGGCAGCCGCGGAACTCGTCGCCCACTTGCTCTTCGGTGCAGAACAGGTGCGCGTCGTCCTGCGTGAAGCCGCGGACGCGGGTCAAGCCGCCCAGCTCGCCCGACTGTTCATAACGATACACGGTGCCGAACTCGGCCAGCCGCACCGGCAGGTCGCGATAGCTGTGCGGCTTCGATTTATAGATCATCACGTGGTGCGGGCAATTCATCGGCTTGAGCAGGTATTTCTCGTCCTCGCTCATCACGATCGGCTTGAACTGGCTGGCGGCGTAGTAGGGGTAATGGCCGGAAATCTGATATAGCTCGACCCGCCCGATATTCGGCGTGTAGACCGGTTCGTAGCCGCGCTTGAACAGCTCGTCGCGTACGAACGTTTCCAGCAGGCCGCGGACGATGGCCCCCTTGGGCAACCACAGGATCAGGCCCGATCCGACGAGCTGGTTCGTCGTGAACAGTTCCAACTGCTTGCCCAGCACGCGATGGTCGCGGCGCTTGGCCTCTTCGACCATCCGCAAGTAGTCGTCGAGTTCTTGTTTGCTGAACCAGGCGGTGCCATAGAGCCGCTGCAATTGCTGGCGCGAGGCGTCACCCTTCCAATAGGCGCCGGCCACCGAGAGCAGCTTGAACTCGCCGATCGCACCCGCGCTGGGCACGTGCGGCCCGCGGCACAGGTCGATGAACTCCCCCTGGCGATAGAACGAGAGCGTCGGCTGATCGGCCAGACCGGTCTCGATGTGCTCGACTTTGAGCGGCTGGTGCAGGTCGCGGCAGATGGCGACGGCCTGGTCGCGCGGCTCGACGATCCGCTCAAAGGCTTCGTCGGCCTT
This window contains:
- a CDS encoding DUF58 domain-containing protein, producing the protein MENYQKYLDPSTLAKLQGLELRARLIVEGYVSGVHRSPYHGFSIEFAEHREYAPGDDLRYVDWKVFGKSDKFYLKQYEEETNLVSHLVLDTSESMRYQSESAPLSKLEYAQCVAAALAYLILQQQDSVGLVTFDSEVRALVRASSNPSHLKQLLHVMSESRAERKTASGPIFHDLAERLKKRGVVVVLGDFFDDVPSMLAGLKHLRHKRHEVILFHVLDPAELDFPFRQPTLFKGLEGWPELLADPRSLRKAYLAEFERFVHELRQGCRAHRIDYVQMRTDQPLDLALSSYLTARLAKSR
- the infC gene encoding translation initiation factor IF-3, translating into MNPEPRTPEEKAIERSQRINEQIRMSPVRVIAADGEQLGVMPIEQALAAAREAELDLVEVAADVRPPVCRIMDFGKFKYQQQKRKHKAHQIKIKEIRIRPKTDEHDLGVKLHHAREFLEQKNKVLVSVVFRGREIAHIQQEGPRIVQFIIKNLEDIAKVETPPNTQGKRITCVLSPK
- the thrS gene encoding threonine--tRNA ligase, whose protein sequence is MLKVKLPDGSVREYTSGKTARDVAQDISPRLAKAAIAAQVDGRTVGLDYPLPDQGDVSLRLFTKKDPEALGVMRHSCAHVMARAVMRLFEGVQLAFGPTIENGFYYDIGLDRPLSEADFPAIEAEMAKIVKADEAFERIVEPRDQAVAICRDLHQPLKVEHIETGLADQPTLSFYRQGEFIDLCRGPHVPSAGAIGEFKLLSVAGAYWKGDASRQQLQRLYGTAWFSKQELDDYLRMVEEAKRRDHRVLGKQLELFTTNQLVGSGLILWLPKGAIVRGLLETFVRDELFKRGYEPVYTPNIGRVELYQISGHYPYYAASQFKPIVMSEDEKYLLKPMNCPHHVMIYKSKPHSYRDLPVRLAEFGTVYRYEQSGELGGLTRVRGFTQDDAHLFCTEEQVGDEFRGCLEMTQHILQVLGLTDYRVRLGFRDPTSDKYVGSDESWRRAEESLESVCRDMNLPHLEITRGEAAFYGPKADFMVADCIGREWQLGTVQLDYNLPSAERFALEYIGQDNTPHRPVMIHRAPLGSMERFMGVLIEHFAGAFPLWLAPEQARVLIVSEKSEAYARKIEARLKEAGLRVTGDYRSEKLGAKIRDAQLKLVPYMFVVGEKDMAAGTVSVRDRIDGDLGAMPIEAAVAKLQEEVKAKTIRQQAKLVSAGLGGNGERHEY